The window AAGCAAACATCAGCCCTGAATTAACAATGTTTCTTTCTCTGAGGACATTCATGATCATCTGTACATATTTCTGCAGATTGAATTTGATTGCTCTTAAATTCTGCCTCTTGTCTCACTCTGTTTGTGTTGCAGCAATGCAAGcttaaaaattaaactcaatAGTCCAAGCCCTTCGCTGCATACCAGATagttattaaatatatattatccACGCGCTTGATTATGTAGACAGTGTTAGAGACTTTGTTAAAAGCTGCATAAGTAATGACTCTTTTTAAACCTTCTGACCAGACAGatagcaacaataaaaaaaatcaaactgctGTTTTCAGGGGTCATGGCagcaaaatgttttgatttatcctttttttaaactcctattcttcttaaatgaaaatgaaaggcAGAAAACACTTGTGAAGACAACAGCACATGAATCCGTGGAATACTTTGATTGCTGCCAGGAATGACGATCTGTTAGTGTGATAGCTTTGTAATGTGAACACTGAGCAGCCCTGGGTTTGAACTGCAGCCAGTGTAACACTGCCATGTGTTTTGTATTATGCCAGCAGCAGCTATCCACACTGATGTCCCCATTAAAGCCTTAAATACTAAAGACTAGTAGCACAAAAGATCCTCAGGGTCCCGTTTAAATGTTACATAATGAATCGCATTTGTGGGAGGCTGTTCTCTAACCTTGCAATGTGAAGCAGGATTTCTGCATTCTTCTTGGAGGATGATTTCTTATGTTTTATAGCTCACAGTAATTATCTAGCTCTTCATTCCTGTTTTTTCACTATCAGGTGGTGGTCTTGAGTCATGCTCATTTCCTCTGTCTAAATTGAATTATACTGGAAAGATTACCCTacttaaaacaagtaaaaaatgtagaagATATGATGTGTTtactttgtttaaataaaaaaaatctgccaattgaACTTGCATAAATTATattgttaagtttttaaaaaatacattttgatgtCCCACCTTTTTACGACAAAATCAAATCTTGAAATTAGCTATAAACACTTCTGTTTagggaggagtttttttttttttttttattttttttatctcaaaacgtgtcaaagtcaaggcctgggggccagaTCCGACACACCTGGAATTAAATCTGGCCCACCAGATCTTATTTTATCGCtaacggcccaatgttatcCTGTGCTGGTAACCTGTTGAAGCAACACTACGATTATGGAGGCTGACAGATCCGTTATAGTGAtctatggttttattttttggagcaCACAGTGTTTGACACCACTCAAggtgcagaaagaaataaatataaacagttAAAATCATTAAGGgcaaaacagtaaaacagccagcaacaaaaccacaaaggaaacaaaatgatatgatttgtttttgctaaaattgacaaatttcatttttatttccaggtttgttttgtttggcagcatgttcatatttggattattttagcaGGATCTATTTCATGGAGATAAAAtgttttgggatatttataagtcacataaaataaagaaatttgagtgttttttcttttatcatttagtttatttctaaattgtataattttaccaaaatatgtttttattgagaataagatattgaaagttctttaaggtttaagttgatttattctggaataatatttctgtctgtgtttaCTCATAGTGatgttaaaattacattttttaaatttgaaaaatttagttttagtgttcaataaatgtctttcctgtttggcccacgatctaaggtgtgttttggattttggctccctgtgtgattgagtttgacacctctgtccTAAAATAAGCATATgttagtaaagaaaaaacactttatccTCAAAATTATCCTCTTTTAATCCAAAGGTCCTATTTTCTTCACCATAATCATCCCACAGTAAAACTAAAATGGCACATTTTAAGATatgtttgtcttaaaaaatgacatgaaaatgttaaaagtcaaataaaactgtCTAGTTTTCCTAACTCAGGACCACTCACCATTACAAATACAATTtctgcttaaaaatattatttaaaataaagagatgTTGCATGATATAAATtgttatttcaaatgtttttaaggtcaacaagtattttattattttaaaaataataattaattagaatttaatttttttaaaaatgaatttttaagatattaaaaatTGGTTGATTTAAGCTCTTACATCTCATTGAAAAAGTATTAGtaagttaattttgtttaatattaaGGACAATTGTTGCTGTTACTGTTATAATTATTACTATCCACTATATGTGCAATATTGCATGTACTTCACtattaacatgtttgaaacaaatttttataaaataaaataaaataaaattaaattaaattaaataaagtactTGGTgagatgttgtgtttttgaagcgtatatttccaaacttttcctgctattttttatgctttttttcaatatttcacttttgcTTGTTGCAGTGTATCTCTGATATTATGAGTGACTTTGCTTTAATACATTAATGAATTCAAATATCTTTTGGTAGCTGGTGTGTAAACCTGTGTTTGCATGCATATTCACTTCTAACAGTGTCTTTATCAGGTAACCAGCaagtttctctttctttttctgtcctcTGTTTCTTTAGAACAGTGAACGACGTCTACAATAGTCCTCCACCTGTGGCCAGGATGTGAGACGGATGTAGACCAAAAGGCCATCAACCAGCCATCACCTCCCAGCATGCTGTGAACAGAAAACTCACTCAATCACAAATATACTTGTTAGAAAGGAGGCTCTGTGAATGtcaaagaatacatttttttgtttctgtcagaAGTCAGTTCGCCCTCAAGATGTTGTACTATGAATGAGGACAGTGAACCCCCTGTTGCTGCTGTACAGTTACAGTCCACTCACACATCCCAGGTCCACATGATTCATCTCGCTGCTCAATAACAAACTCCTTCACACTTTGTCTGAGTCAGCTCCAACAACCTGCTGGGATTATGAGGCCGGCTTTAGTACTTCTACAGTCGCAGTGTCTCTTGTGTGTGCTCAGTGGTGTGTGTGTGCCCGCTGTCGTGGGTTCACTTCCTCCCGCAATGCCGTGGCACGTCTACTGCCCCGCCAGGTGTGTGTGTCAGATCAAGCCATGGTTTTCCCCCGATTCCGTCTATCACGAAGCTCCAACGGTGGACTGCAACGACCTTCTGTTGACGAAGCTCCCTGCGCCCTTAcccgcaaacacacacaccctccgCCTGCAGAGTAATCTGCTGTCGGCGCTGGACACCGCAGCACTGAGCGGACTCTCAAACCTGACTGACCTGGACCTTTCCCAGAACCGCTTCAGCCATGTGAGAATGCTGACTCAGAGTTCTCCGCTGCCTTCTCTGCTGTCTCTGCACCTGGAAGAAAACCACTTGAGTCACCTCCACAATGCTTCCTTCTTGTCACTGCCAGCTTTGCAAGAGCTCTTTCTAAGCCACAATAATCTACATTCAATATCACCCGGAGCCTTCATTGGTCTGGACTACCTGCTACGTCTTCACATCAACAACAACAGACTCACCACTGTTGACCCGCAGTGGTTCAGAGCTTTGCCTCGCTTGGAGGTTCTTATGCTTGGTGGAAACCCAGTGGACGCCCTGCCTGAGAAAGGCTTTGTAGCCCTGAAATCTCTCCGGAGCCTCGTCCTTGGTGGTATGGGTCTGAGAGGCTTGGCAGAAAAAGCCTTGGAAGGCCTTGAAAACTTAGAAAGCCTTTCCTTCTATGACAACCTTCTGCATAAAGTCCCAACTCAAGCCCTCAGGAGAGTGCCTGGACTGAAGTTTCTCGATCTAAACAAGAACCACATCAGAGTTATCGAGACAGGAGACTTCCACGGTATGGCCCACCTGAAGGAGCTCGGTCTGAACAACATGGAGGAGCTGGTTTCCATCGAGAAAGCTGCCCTGGACGACCTCCCCGAGCTCACCAAGCTGGAGATAACCAACAACCCTCGTCTGTCCTACATCCACCCTCAGGCTTTTGTCCAGCTGAGCCGTCTGGAGAGCCTGATGCTCAACTCCAACTCTCTGAGCGCCCTCCACCACCACATCATGCTCTCCCTGCCAAGTCTTCAGGAGGTCAGCCTCCACTCAAACCCTCTGCGGTGCGACTGCCTGTTTCACTGGGTCACCAAGGACGGCCCCCATCCTCATACAGAGAGGAAGAAAGACACGCAAACAACTCGGGCGGTGCGTTTCATCCAGCCTCAGGCAACACTGTGTGCCGAACCTCCAGAACTGCGAAAGCGCAGAGTGAGGGAAGTGTCCTCGGGAGAGATGTCTGCATCCTGCCTTCCCACAATTCCTGCCAGCTCCCTTCCGTCCTATGTGGGGGTTCAGGAAGGGGACAAAGTGCTGCTGCACTGTCGAGCTCTTGCAGATCCACAGCCTGAGCTGTACTGGGTGACCCCTTCAGGTCTGAGACTGGCAGCATCGAcgaaaaacaactcaaaaagcTCAACGACCACTGATTTCTGCATAAATCAAACTACTTCAGAGCAGTCATCTGGCAGAAgagtcctgcagctgcagcctcacGATCCCTCTCCATGCCAACACCTCAAACACTACAAGCTCCTGCCTGAAGGGACTCTGGAGATCAGCAAGGTCTCTCTCAGTGAGGCAGGATTGTACACCTGCGTGGCTGAAAACGCACTGGGAGCTGATACGCGCAGCGTTACTGTGGGGGTGCACAGCAGAAGGAAAAATAGAAAGAAGGGGGCGGCGACTAAAAAGAGCACATTTCAAGCATTCAGAGCCGACGCCAAACTGGAGTTAAGAGAGGTTGGAGAACATTACGCTGTCTTgtcctggcagagcagacacAATCTTCCCTCAACTCGCCTTTCCTGGCAGGTCATTTTCCCCAACTCCCACATGCCAACGTACACCACGCGCATCCTCGCTGGCACACAGAGCTTCAACCTGACTCACCTGCAAGAGGGGACGTTTTATAAAGTTTGTCTTCACTTAGGGATCAGCGACAGACACGTCAGTGTTCTTCTAAAGGACAGCAGGAGGCCTCGGTGCGTCTCATTCAGGACGAAGGATCTCCCGGAGGTTCAGGTTGGCCTGCAGCTTGACCCCCAGCTGACCTCCACAGCCGTCACGCTCCTGCTCCTCGCCCTCATACTGCTGCTGGCAGGACAAGGCTGGGACAGCGAGCCCGGAGACGCCATGAAGAAGTCCCAGCATGCCGTACATCAAGCCACTCAGGCTTCCAAGACTCTGGTCTTCAATCAAAAGATTCAAAAAGATCCCCAACAGCAAAATCAAAGTGAGAAATGTCTACTGCATCAAGTCTGCTAAGATCATCGTGTACATATCAGTGAGGGCGGATGCACTGACATGACAAACTTTGCTTCTCAAAGCAAGAAGACCGAAATCACAGACTATGTTGCAGagacagatttgtatttattttctatacAGTATAAAGTATATATTGAcattgtttgtgtgttgtatAGAATGCCTATTCACTAACCAGGGAACAAAAAACTGGACAATCACTCTCCTGCTGCACAGTGAATATGCATGGGAGAGACAGCCCAGTCTGAGCTGCCAAGGACCACTGAACTGAAACTAAACCGAGCTTGATGCAATCCAGGAACAGATATTTACAGAGGAGAGAGCAGCTCAGACCTCCAGAGAATTGTCCTGTTTACCGTCTACATGTTTCCACAGACTGAAGCCTACTTTGTCCACGCTGATGAAAATCTGCCTTATGACTGATGTGGACTGAAACTGCTGTTCGTTTGGACGATGTGCGTTAAAGTAATTGATGTAAGAAACTCTCTGCTTTGCTCTCACTACAATGCAGTGCTTACATATGAGGTATACTCGGCCAGATCCCCAACGTAACAtctcatattttgttttaaaataaaagtgatttcAAAGTGACTCATCTTTTTTACTTGATATAAATTACGTTTTTTTGCTCAGGATGTAAGTTAAAGCCATAATGAATGCTGCTGTTGTCCTCACATCATCAATATGTCCAATAGGAGCTAAAGAGAAGTTGGTGTGAGACACAGTGGCTCCTGCTGGATGACCCATGGAACTAAGCAGGAGCTTCATGTAAACTGAGGGAGGATGCAACACTCAGACATTCTCAGAACCTGCAGATTCATTCTCTAAATTAGTCACAGATAGgtctttgtaaaaataaattaaattcacTTCACATTTCTCATAAATTGAGCCTTACACAAAAtcagaattattttatgtttttagctgaaaacaattgcatttaaaaaagaaaaaaaaatccttatgaTTATTTGTTGTTGAACAAATAAGCTACAAAATCCTCTAGTCTGCTAAcatgatgctaacgttcaatagaaattcCCATAGGACGaataatgctaacgctcggtcgaacaaaaaaaatacattgttgactaaataaacatttttatttactcaccGCCATTAATATTCCCAAGTCTTTTGAgcaaataatttttaaactaaatttcgTTTTTCCtactcatactgtcttcttcttctcttgaATAATTGCACTTCTACAGCGCGATCGCTACCTAGTTGCCAAACTAAAATATCCTCCAGTAGaagaagaacaatgtttacaatgttaataatcAGAAATTTTAGTctgaacttctcctttagagaatccatgctattaacaatcccattatttcactagtaaattttacaatatgtgaactggatcagattaatataaatatattcaatttccatattagattttttatgtatgtctaaacaaatgtgtataaatgtgtaaacttaaaattgaaattaaattaaattaaattgaagaatctcatgaatcgaaaaaaaaagaaaaaattggaatcaaatccattcaggctcttgtgaatcgaatcgtttctggaaattcgAACCGATACCAAGTCCTAGTGCTAAACCCCCCAGAGCAACCCGTACTGGTGAGTGTCAGGTAGACAGACAGTAGGTCCCATTTTTATTCTGACTtggtctggatttgaactcactgTCTTTCAGTCTCAGGACAAACACTCTTCCACAAGACCACTCgaaaaaacttattttacagCAAGGAATTAAATGCACAAAACAACTAACACTGTAAAATATACTATACTAAAAATTAAacttgtaaatatatttaaaagttgcttttctaaTCTGTTTGACGGTGTTGCACCAAtagtttttatgtgtttcttgtgttttactAAGACTCTAAATGCAACAAACTTTCATAAAACTTCAGATTTATGTcttaattagcaaaaaatacatattttaaaaataatgagcaATAGGTCTATATACCAACAAAAAACTGACAAAgaaaatttatcaaaaaaagcatgaccaaaaaaagtaaaataattaccTTTTTCCCCCATATTGGCAAAAAATTTTCATATGTGCAAATTATTACAAACACAATTTCTACAATAGTAAATATTTCTAATTATGccaatatgttttaaaaaacattttattatgaaatcaTTTTAACTAGCTTTATCAAATAATGTAGTGtcttatttatgctttttgtctcctttttcaGGTTGTTAAATGAGAATGTCACATAAATGACTTAAAACAGCCTTTTCTGACAAATCctataaattaaatatactgCTTTTAATTAAGTCattctgttgaaaaaaatgacaacaaaaattaATTGTTGTGCCACAAATACCAACTCTGAAAAGTTGTTGCTTCCTATAgtgtaaaatttttaaaataataaaaacattctaCTTATGTATAACTATtctgaaaaaagtaattttgtaaTATTGAGCAGGATTTTacaggaaaaatgtatttaatgaaaatcaaacgttttcattttgttattataatcatctaaaaatataaacattttgtaatttaacattttcaaaaattaaaaatattttattttttaaataaaaactcaatatttggcatatatttatgatttatgaatgttataagctcttaaattagtgaaaattggaaaaaataagtaCTGCAACTTatggatttattatttttcaaaatgggcAAAGTTTAAAGAACTGTGAAAATCcacaaataacacattttacttCATATAAATACTTTGTTAAACAAACAAGAGTCCACCGATGAGCTCCCACATACATATATTTACTAtgtttatctaaaaataaatgtaacttgtgttttttatgcacaaaaagaAGTCTCTGGGCCACAGCAGAACACaatattttatccttttaaagtaaaacagatACACAACTAAAATTCCAACACattcattttacaaacagcaTTAACAGTAAATAGCAATATTTTTTGCACTGCCTCACCATCTGACATCATTAATAACTGCTGGGTTGTTACgttctgagggaaaaaaacaacttcataaGCATTTAGATGATAAAGAATTCAGTTTGAAGGTAAAGTAGTGAACTGTACGAAGTGGTAAGACGTTAAAGCACGGTCAGTTTTACATCCAGTCTCTtcacaaacaacaaacatgcaccatcttttacaaaaatatagttCTATAGTGCAAAAGCAAGTGGCAGCTGTGATTACAAGTAGTTAGTTAACAAGCAAACAGGAGAAAGTTTGGAAATAAGTAACTAAGCAGCTATAAGGAAATGCCACCAAGCAATAAACTCCATGTCCGGAGTGTTAAAAGTCAATTTATGGGCAGGTGAAAAGTTTgcacattcttttatttatttatttataaacttatttgacatttttttgaccATGAGTGAATTACAGAGCAGTTCTGTCTCTGTCTGAAGTCAAGCCTTTGATTTTTCTAAGCAGTTCAAACACAAAGGCATccagttaaaaacacacaataaaagccaaaaatgacttttttgtttttcttcacatcACAGTAACTATTTACTAAAAATGCAGACACAATGTGGCACTTCATGTTAAAGCAATGATTTTACCATAAATACTTTTAGTCTTATAaatgtagtctttttttttggtcaaaacttAACACGGATGCAAAACAAAAGCACTCTTTTCACTTGTCTTCAAGTGCATCCTATTTAAGGTGGTACCGAGAGCCATTTCTGCACTATAAGAAAAGATGTTACAGTTTTGTGCTGCATGCAGTATGAAGTCTGTACTGTCAGTACCCTGAAAGTCTACACAACTTAAATAACAGATTTTCAGACTTTGCTTCAGTTTTGCAAGAGTTTCTAGTAGCTCCAGTCTAACGTTAGGAaggtttttcctctttatttgtacaatatcATAACTAAATATGCTGATTGTTTCATCTAAAGACATGTTCTTTTATCCTGTTGCACATATACACAATATACAGATTGCAAGCAGGTAATAAATGCTTAATACCACATTGCAAACTCTAAATATTTACGTACAAATGACACTGAAGGTTAACTGTATCACCATTAAAAACTGTCCCAACACCTTTGAACGGACATTCAACCATTACAATGTTTGCATCTGCTACACCTCCGTCATACAGCGGTGTAACATTTTTCAATATAAttgtcataaaaacaaagaaaaaatcacatattttaaaatggagCCAAACTCATAGTGTGTCAGTGATTAATAAGGCAATGAAGTGAATATGATTGAAATGACTTCAGCGCCAAAAGCTCCTCAAACACATGATTCTTTACATTCAACGACATAAAGATGTAGAAAAGATTCCAGTCAGACGACACACTTATGAACACCAGAGTCACATATTCATTTAAAGGGTTTAATGCTTCATCTAGTTTAACAGGTGGGAGCAGGATTTGATCTGAAAACAGGGAAGAGTTCTGGTGTTCAGACGGAAAACCATTTGATTTTCAGAACCTTGAATTTGTAGATGTGTTGTTAACAACTTATCTAGTTCTCCGTCCCTTGCTTCAAAGTCATGACGAGGATTCGATTTCCCCAGAGCTCGTTTGTTCTTACtgtatttctgcattttcatttataatcAGACCTTTAATGAGATTTGCTTAAACTAATGAGTCTGTAATGAGAAGCTGTTTCGTTCAGCTGGTTGTAAAGCAGTCGTTTAGAGAGCACGGGCTTTAAATTAGAATGAAAGTTGCTTCATTCTTGATTTCCTAACATTACAAACACCTCTTGACGGGActaaagtgctttaaaaaaaactctaaaaaagggaaaaaaaatgagatttttataTTCATTCATAAACTTTCAGCTCATCCTTGACTCTTTTTGGGAGTAGAGCAGCAGCAATGATTCTCAGGTACCCTAGAGTGAAAAGCATAAAAcagattatgctgtttttattcaaaaataatcacttttaatcaaattgtaaggaaatgacatttctgttttacattgcttctttatatttttagtttctagtcatatttttttggtagttaTTTGACTTTCTGTCGTATTGATATTAATTCTTCCTTTGTTGCTCATATCTGGTCTAATTTTAATGCCAGAGCTGCTTTTGGATTGTTAGTACCAGACTATTTCGATTTCTCTGTCTCCTTTTAACCATGTTTTTAGACAGATTGTGTAGCCAGGTCACTAGTTCTTCCTCTTGGTCGACTTTAATGTTACTAAACCCCATAAAAAACCCTGAAATAGAGGAATGACAAACAAGCCTGACAGCTAAAGGGACCCGTAAAGCTGATTCTTTTAGAGCCATCAATCCGACAGTTACTTGTCAATCAGAAGACTATGAAACCATTTATTACTCtgagatttatttaaacaaaatgaccAACAATAAAGTTTCCATGATTATTACCGTTGAAAGAGTCTTAGCCtgtaagtatgttttttttttcttttgtaaaattgggCCATTTACAGAATGGTGATCTTGTAAATTGACCTGgctacagtttattttatttttaaacccgTCTTCAGGAGAAAGGGATAAATGTTGCCTCTTAGCTTTCTTCCGAGTCTCCAGAAAAAAGTTAAGAATCATGTGGGACTGAATTCATCTTCTGCTCCTACAGCTTGTCCCTATCCCTACATCCACAGGGAGATATAGGAAAATAGTGTCTTGAAATACGGTTGATACTACcgcttgatgacgtcatcataATTTTTTGAGCAAACCATCAACTcataagtttaattttatgaaaaataataattttaaatgtaacaaattatagaGCTttgtctggtcccaaaatggtgaAATTCATACTGGGGAAAAATTtcgactgaactgacttcatttggCTGGAACCAGAGG is drawn from Oryzias melastigma strain HK-1 linkage group LG5, ASM292280v2, whole genome shotgun sequence and contains these coding sequences:
- the lrrn2 gene encoding leucine-rich repeat neuronal protein 2 is translated as MRPALVLLQSQCLLCVLSGVCVPAVVGSLPPAMPWHVYCPARCVCQIKPWFSPDSVYHEAPTVDCNDLLLTKLPAPLPANTHTLRLQSNLLSALDTAALSGLSNLTDLDLSQNRFSHVRMLTQSSPLPSLLSLHLEENHLSHLHNASFLSLPALQELFLSHNNLHSISPGAFIGLDYLLRLHINNNRLTTVDPQWFRALPRLEVLMLGGNPVDALPEKGFVALKSLRSLVLGGMGLRGLAEKALEGLENLESLSFYDNLLHKVPTQALRRVPGLKFLDLNKNHIRVIETGDFHGMAHLKELGLNNMEELVSIEKAALDDLPELTKLEITNNPRLSYIHPQAFVQLSRLESLMLNSNSLSALHHHIMLSLPSLQEVSLHSNPLRCDCLFHWVTKDGPHPHTERKKDTQTTRAVRFIQPQATLCAEPPELRKRRVREVSSGEMSASCLPTIPASSLPSYVGVQEGDKVLLHCRALADPQPELYWVTPSGLRLAASTKNNSKSSTTTDFCINQTTSEQSSGRRVLQLQPHDPSPCQHLKHYKLLPEGTLEISKVSLSEAGLYTCVAENALGADTRSVTVGVHSRRKNRKKGAATKKSTFQAFRADAKLELREVGEHYAVLSWQSRHNLPSTRLSWQVIFPNSHMPTYTTRILAGTQSFNLTHLQEGTFYKVCLHLGISDRHVSVLLKDSRRPRCVSFRTKDLPEVQVGLQLDPQLTSTAVTLLLLALILLLAGQGWDSEPGDAMKKSQHAVHQATQASKTLVFNQKIQKDPQQQNQSEKCLLHQVC